The sequence GCATGAACAATCCATTGGAGTATAACGAATACACCGGTCCATAACACAAAGTATGAAATCCTAAACAATGGGAACCACTGCGTAAACAAAGAAATCATCATCAATGTCATCAACACTATAACCATCATCATGTTATTATCTTTGAATAAGGAAAGGATACATATACTAACCAAAGAGTTCAAGAATGTTTCACCGAGGAGGAAAACAGCTTGACTGAATGCTTTATTACAATGAACTGTCGTAAAAAAATGTTTGGTTAGAGTTAAACATATCAGAGACAAATGACAAAATGTGTGTTAAAACTTACAAAATCTAGATTGAATTCTTTGGAAGTGAGAAAAGGGTAGATAATGAACCAAAACACACCATCTGTAAGCAATACAGCTCCTGCACAAGTCTACAAACCCCAAAAACACATGttcagagagacagagagaaacCTAACACCGAGTAACTTAAGCACATTTGGCACTTACTTGAAAAAGAATCTGAAGAATGTAACCCAATGTAGAAGCAACTTGACGTGTAGACCTATTGTATCTCTCATGTCCGTTAGAAGCTTTAAACACATTCGGGTTTTCGGCATGAATGGGAGGTCTATACGACCCCTGCTCTTCATGAATGAGAGCGGTTTCGGCTTTTGATTTCATCGAAAGGGCAGATGAAACAATCGGAGAAGAGGCAGGGGACTTGCTGTTTGGTTTCACAGTCGCGGAGGAGGCGGCGGTCTTTTTGTTGATCTTGCGGTCGCCGGGGACGTTAGGGTTGCCTTTAGGTTCCATTGGAAGCAATATGTGAGTGAAATTTTGTGTGAGTTTTATCAATCGTACTTGAAAGAAAATCTAAGAAAAGGAGTTTTATAGGAATAGGAATGATGAGGAAGATGAAAAGAATCCATTGAATGAGATGGAAAAATGATTGATTAGGGGAGTAATGGTGAAGTAATTGGATGAAACCGATATGCAGAGACGATAatcgaagaagaggaagaggcgACGGAAGTCAAATTCGGAGATCGAGAGAATATCAGGAGTACGCCTTACATCTTATAACAGGCCGAGATAAATTAAAGATCAGgcccaaaaatatcaaaattcgGAGCCCAATTGCCGAACACAACAGGTGGATTACATGACAAAATAACTACTTCCCATTGGCTAATTATAAAATCTGACGTGGACAGGTTCAGGGACTCTCATATCCCCCTTTTAATAGTGTTAGATTACAGATATATGATGAAAGTATGAGTGAATAACATCATCAATGAAAGCAAAAACACTTTGAATAGCCTCATCACCACTTTAACattttcttttacaattttgttcAAGATTTTTATCAGCTTTGCTttcgttgttttttttttcttgaagcaCCCTTCTAGACTGTGAGTTTATATGTGTGAGTTTTGTTGTAACAAATTATTATGCTTCTCAAATAGGCTGCAGAAACACATGTTGGCACCTCAGCTTGTAGGTTTGCCACATTGCCACTAGAGCTTGCCTTAAAATAGACgactaacaaaagaaaaaa comes from Brassica rapa cultivar Chiifu-401-42 chromosome A02, CAAS_Brap_v3.01, whole genome shotgun sequence and encodes:
- the LOC103852281 gene encoding uncharacterized protein LOC103852281; translated protein: MEPKGNPNVPGDRKINKKTAASSATVKPNSKSPASSPIVSSALSMKSKAETALIHEEQGSYRPPIHAENPNVFKASNGHERYNRSTRQVASTLGYILQILFQTCAGAVLLTDVHCNKAFSQAVFLLGETFLNSLWFPLFRISYFVLWTGVFVILQWIVHACVSFWYAAVGLMHVPCFGVFALIVKLKYMWFSKCFSEEP